A segment of the Bacteroidales bacterium genome:
TATAAAATTAATTTCTTTGGGATATTTGGGTGAACATTCACATTTTGTAAAAGATTTTTTGAATCTACAAAAACAAAAAATAGAAGATTTAATTGTTACAGATAAATGGAATAGTCGTTTATTAAACAATATCTTTAAAGTTATAGTAAGTTTAGTTATAAAAAAATCCTGGAAAGATATTTCACAAGCAATTGAGTTAATCAATGAATTACGAAACGAGCAAAAAGAATTTGAAGAAAATTATTTAAATCAATTAGGAGAAGAAGGTCGACCATATGGAGCGGCAGAGCTTGTATCTCTTTATCACTTTGCCAAAACATCAGAAATATTAGGTCAATATCTATTAGAAGGGAAAACGCCAAACAATGATTTTGATATTGAGAATAAAGTAAAATACCTTATTGGAATAGCAAAAGAATTTGCCAATGCTTCTGCTAATATGATGCTTGAGTTGTTGTATCAATATTTCGAAGCATTTAGCATTAAGCTAATCAAGAATACAATATGGTATAATTTAACAGGAATAAATCATTGGGTGAGCGAGTTTAATAAGTTTATTAAAAAACGAGAAAATCATCCTATTTATGAATTGTTATATCCCCAAAAAGAGGCAATTTCAAAAGGGCAATTACTAAATCCATCTTATAGATCTATTGTAATAAATTTGCCTACTTCAAGCGGCAAAACATTAATTGCGGAATATAAGATTTTACAAGCATTAAATGAATTTAAAGAACGGGGTGGATGGGTAGCATATATAGTACCCACAAAAGCGCTTGTAAACCAAATATATGTTCGTTTAAATCAAGATTTAAGTGAAATTGGATTAAAAGTTGAAAAAGCTAGCGGTGTTGCAGAAATAGACGGGTTTGAATCATATTTAGTTGAAAATAAAGGAGATAATACAGATTTTGATATTTTAGTTACAACTTATGAAAAACTGAATCTTTTAATTAGACAAGGACTTGGAACTACGGAAAAAAGACCGCTTGTTCTTACAGTTGTGGACGAAGCTCATAACATCGAAGAAAATCAAAGAGGTATTGCATTAGAATTGTTATTAGCAACAATTAAAAATGATTGTAGAGAAGTAAATTTTTTGCTTTTGACACCAGATATTCCAAATGCTAAGCAAATAGCTGAATGGCTTGGAGGTGAAAGAGGTAAAGAACTAAATGTTGAATTTGATTGGTGGCAACCTAACGAAAGAGTGGTAGGGGCATTACAGATAGATGGAAGAGGTAAAAAATTTGATATATACTTACAAACACTAAATACTATTAAAGGTACATATCAAATTTCAGAAAAAATACCATTAATTTCTTCTAGCAATATCGAAAATTTAAATGAAAATAGATCAAATATTTCTGCTTCAAAATTAAAGTTAGTCAAATTTGTAGGTAGAAATATTTTAGATATTAACAACCCGTTTATCATTTTATCAAATAGTATAAATGATACTTACACGATTGCTGATTATTTATGTGAGAACTGTGATCAAAATTTTGAAGTAGATGAGGATATTCAATTAATGAAAAAGTTTATTCAGACAGAAGTTGATGAAAATTTTCCGTTAGTAAAATATTTAGATAAACGAATAGCCATTCATAGCTCTGCAATACCAGATGAAATAAGACAATTAATAGAATTGCTAATGGTGGAAGGAAAATTACAAGTATTAGTCGCAACAACTACTATTGCTCAGGGCATTAATTTTCCTGTTTCTGCTGTAATAATGGGATCTTATAATTATCCTTTTTTAGGATCAATGCCTCCTCGTGATTTTTGGAACCTTGCAGGTAGAGTAGGTAGAATTGGACAACAATCTATGGGCTGGGTCGGGATCGCTTGCAGAAATGAAAACGATACAAGAGAAGTATCTCAATATGTTCAAGAAGCTTCAAAAGATTTATTGTCAAAATTGGAAGAAGCTATTGAGGTTGTAATTCAAAATGAAAACGAAGATTTTTCAAGATGGCTTTATAAAGACGAACGTTGGTCTTCTATTTTACAATACATCTCTCATTTAAGATGTCAAATCAGTGATTTAAACGAATTTATTAATCATCTGGAAGAAAAATTACAAGCTACTTTGGGCTTTAGACAAATGGATGAAAACAAAAAAAGATTTTTAATTACAAAACTAAGAGAATATGCAAATAATCTTTCCTTGGAAGATGCGCAAAGAGCTGATTCAACGGGTTTTTCTACTGTTTCTGTAAGGCAAATCATTTCTAAATTATCTGTTTCAAATATTTCACCGAATGATTGGAAGAAAGAACAACTTTTTTCGGAGGATAATAAAACAATGCAAAAACTTGTAGGTATAATGCTAAATACCTATGAAATTAGGAAATCCCTAGAAGAAATTAAGATTGGAGAAAGAGTTTTAGATCAAAGTAGTATTTCTAAATTATTAGTAAATTGGGTTAATGGCGAGAATATCTCGCAGATAGCCAATTTAATATTCCCTAATTATGAAGATAAGAAAAAAGCAATTGAATTAACAACAAAATGGATTTACAAAGCCATAACCAATATGGCTAGTTGGGGAATATCTGCAATACAGAAGATGCCTACCAGCGGTATTGACTGGGATTATCTTTCAGAACTAGAAAAGAAAAAGATAATGAATATTCCTGCTTATATTTTGTATGGAGTAAATACAGATGAAGGAGTGTTGATGAGAAAAGCAAATGTGCCACGAAGTATAGCAAATAACTTGGGAACAGTATATAAACAACAATTTGGTGATGAAATTTATAATTCTAAGACATCTCAAGTTATCGAATGGTTAAATTCTCAAAAAATTGATGTCTGGAAAAAAGTTTTACCTGCAAATTCAAAGCTATCTGGTGAAGAGTATTTTAAAATATGGAAAAAATTAAATTACAATTATTAGAACCTTTAATTTGTTGGGAGTAGTATGAACAAGAAATTAGCCAAATTGCCACCAGTGATAAATGTAGAAACGGCAAACATTTTAAAACATAATTCAAGAGCTAT
Coding sequences within it:
- a CDS encoding DEAD/DEAH box helicase, with translation MLATDKYKILEKYFPDLLQGISEIIQKGKLSKRFNTLLLDANKKTELIKAKELCELKILELWHNQDDEKFKILCSVYFDISTLLNFDIKTEEDIYEVIKLISLGYLGEHSHFVKDFLNLQKQKIEDLIVTDKWNSRLLNNIFKVIVSLVIKKSWKDISQAIELINELRNEQKEFEENYLNQLGEEGRPYGAAELVSLYHFAKTSEILGQYLLEGKTPNNDFDIENKVKYLIGIAKEFANASANMMLELLYQYFEAFSIKLIKNTIWYNLTGINHWVSEFNKFIKKRENHPIYELLYPQKEAISKGQLLNPSYRSIVINLPTSSGKTLIAEYKILQALNEFKERGGWVAYIVPTKALVNQIYVRLNQDLSEIGLKVEKASGVAEIDGFESYLVENKGDNTDFDILVTTYEKLNLLIRQGLGTTEKRPLVLTVVDEAHNIEENQRGIALELLLATIKNDCREVNFLLLTPDIPNAKQIAEWLGGERGKELNVEFDWWQPNERVVGALQIDGRGKKFDIYLQTLNTIKGTYQISEKIPLISSSNIENLNENRSNISASKLKLVKFVGRNILDINNPFIILSNSINDTYTIADYLCENCDQNFEVDEDIQLMKKFIQTEVDENFPLVKYLDKRIAIHSSAIPDEIRQLIELLMVEGKLQVLVATTTIAQGINFPVSAVIMGSYNYPFLGSMPPRDFWNLAGRVGRIGQQSMGWVGIACRNENDTREVSQYVQEASKDLLSKLEEAIEVVIQNENEDFSRWLYKDERWSSILQYISHLRCQISDLNEFINHLEEKLQATLGFRQMDENKKRFLITKLREYANNLSLEDAQRADSTGFSTVSVRQIISKLSVSNISPNDWKKEQLFSEDNKTMQKLVGIMLNTYEIRKSLEEIKIGERVLDQSSISKLLVNWVNGENISQIANLIFPNYEDKKKAIELTTKWIYKAITNMASWGISAIQKMPTSGIDWDYLSELEKKKIMNIPAYILYGVNTDEGVLMRKANVPRSIANNLGTVYKQQFGDEIYNSKTSQVIEWLNSQKIDVWKKVLPANSKLSGEEYFKIWKKLNYNY